The Streptomyces sp. NL15-2K genome contains a region encoding:
- a CDS encoding ArsO family NAD(P)H-dependent flavin-containing monooxygenase: protein MTDRTQVVVIGGGQAGLAAGYHLRRLGLDFVVLDAQTTPGGAWQHAWDSLRLFSPAAYSSLPGRLMPAQSGETYPDAQHVVEYLADYESRYELPVERPVRVLGVRRDRQLLRVETDFGTWHARAVISATGSWWRPFLPAVPGRAAFEARQLHTVEYRTPADFAGQRVIVVGGGNSGAQIAADLAYDTDLTWVTHRSPHFLADDIDGRALFDAATARRRALEEGRTDTGGVASLGDIVAVPPVRKARDRGLLKAGPMFSRLVPGGVEWADGSRAAADAIIWCTGFRSALSHLAPLQLRGHRGHIATHGTRAVDEPRLHLLGYGDWTGPASATLIGVGRPARDAAREVAGMLRA, encoded by the coding sequence GTGACCGACAGGACGCAGGTGGTGGTGATCGGCGGCGGCCAAGCGGGGCTCGCGGCCGGCTACCACCTGCGCCGCCTCGGCCTCGACTTCGTCGTCCTCGACGCCCAGACCACGCCGGGCGGCGCCTGGCAGCACGCCTGGGACTCACTGCGTCTGTTCTCCCCGGCCGCGTACTCCTCGCTGCCCGGGCGTCTCATGCCGGCGCAGAGCGGCGAGACCTACCCCGACGCGCAGCACGTGGTGGAGTACCTCGCCGACTACGAGAGTCGCTACGAACTTCCCGTCGAGCGGCCGGTACGAGTCCTCGGCGTCCGTCGAGACCGCCAACTCCTGCGGGTGGAGACGGACTTCGGCACCTGGCACGCCCGCGCGGTAATCAGCGCGACCGGCTCCTGGTGGCGGCCCTTCCTCCCCGCTGTCCCCGGCCGCGCGGCCTTCGAAGCCCGGCAGTTGCACACGGTGGAGTACCGCACCCCCGCCGACTTCGCAGGCCAACGCGTGATCGTGGTGGGCGGGGGAAACTCCGGCGCCCAGATCGCCGCCGACCTGGCGTACGACACGGACCTGACCTGGGTGACCCATCGCTCGCCGCACTTCCTCGCCGACGACATCGACGGGCGTGCCCTGTTCGACGCTGCCACCGCCCGCCGCCGTGCTCTGGAGGAGGGGCGCACGGACACGGGCGGCGTCGCCTCGCTCGGCGACATCGTCGCCGTCCCGCCCGTACGCAAGGCCCGAGACCGCGGCCTCCTGAAGGCCGGCCCGATGTTCTCTCGTCTCGTCCCCGGCGGCGTCGAGTGGGCCGACGGCTCCCGCGCCGCGGCCGACGCGATCATCTGGTGTACCGGCTTCCGCTCGGCCTTGTCCCACCTCGCCCCGCTTCAACTCCGCGGACACCGCGGCCACATCGCCACCCACGGCACGCGAGCCGTGGACGAGCCACGCCTGCACCTGCTCGGCTACGGCGACTGGACCGGACCCGCCTCCGCGACGCTCATCGGTGTGGGCCGCCCGGCCCGGGACGCGGCCCGTGAGGTCGCGGGCATGCTGCGGGCTTGA
- a CDS encoding sugar O-acetyltransferase: MTHAHEEEVLARIAKGLVYTESEAAFLAPRRRTEEIFEYNHTPPNETEKRRSLLVAIFGSVGERTVLLPPFHAGFGSNVHIGDDFFGNVNLTFVDDVDIRIGNGVMIAPSVTLTTTGHPVHPSRRADFGRFSEPIVIEDKVWIGSNAVVLPGVRIGYGSVIGAGSIVSRSIPPMTVAVGTPCRVVRPITDEDLTTRTAH; encoded by the coding sequence GTGACGCATGCTCACGAGGAAGAAGTCCTGGCCCGCATCGCCAAGGGGCTCGTCTACACCGAGTCGGAAGCGGCCTTCCTGGCCCCTCGGCGCCGCACCGAGGAGATCTTCGAGTACAACCACACACCACCGAACGAAACGGAGAAACGTCGATCGCTGCTCGTCGCGATCTTCGGCTCGGTCGGTGAACGCACGGTGCTGCTGCCGCCGTTCCACGCCGGGTTCGGCAGCAACGTCCACATCGGCGACGACTTCTTCGGGAACGTGAACCTCACGTTCGTAGACGACGTGGACATCCGCATAGGCAACGGTGTCATGATCGCGCCCAGCGTGACACTGACCACAACGGGACACCCGGTGCATCCCTCACGACGCGCTGACTTCGGACGGTTCTCCGAACCGATCGTGATCGAGGACAAGGTGTGGATCGGCAGCAACGCGGTGGTCCTGCCCGGCGTCCGTATCGGATATGGGTCGGTCATCGGCGCCGGCAGCATCGTCAGCCGCAGCATTCCCCCGATGACCGTCGCGGTCGGAACCCCTTGCCGGGTGGTCCGCCCCATCACGGACGAGGACCTCACCACACGTACCGCCCATTAG
- a CDS encoding glycoside hydrolase family 32 protein, with amino-acid sequence MSSVRVSRHARIRMMAAVATVCALSAAPLAPQAVAADIPPYTETYRPQFHFTPEKNWMNDPNGLVYYKGEYHLFYQYNPNGNSWGDMSWGHAVSKDLVHWEELPLALSHDDEEMVFSGSAVVDWNNTTGFGTKNNPPMVAIYTSAYKNGGKQAQSLAYSTDRGRTWTKYQGNPVIDIGSTNFRDPKVQWYAPTKSWLMTVSLSAEHKVQFYSSKNLKDWKLQSEFGPAGATGGVWECPDLFPLAVDGDKNNIKWVLVVNINPGGIAGGSGSQYFIGDFDGKKFTAEDKGTYTPPTGTAVQDFESAGFGAWTTTGTAFGQGPAAGAVDGQGAVEGFDGKGLANSFHGGDGATGILTSPSFTVDSPYLNFKIGGGRHPHEAGTVLDTTPPEGTVLADFEGGTYGDWTATGDAFGTAPATGTLPGQGQVSGFLGDGLVNTFLNGDSTTGTLTSPEFTIDKKHINFLIGGGNHPAGSDNPTAVELLVDGQVVRSATGKDAEALNWASWDVGDLAGQQAQIRIVDDNTGGWGHLNVDHVVLSDSQAQRVSQETSVNLIVDGEVVRSATGADSETLDWASFDMRPYVGKKAQIQIVDMNTVGWGHILADQFTAAETRAKSVVQRADWTDYGKDYYAAVSWENAPGGKRYMIGWMNNWDYGQSIPTSPWRSAQSVPREMALRTINGQTRLTSKPVGSLESLREKRPATASGVTVRSTSKPLISRATKGKALDIEATFSLKDAERFGLKVRTGAGGEETVIGYDTTTQELYVDRTRSGVGDFNSTFPGVQTAPLKPKNGKVKLRILVDWSSVEVFGGNGEAVITDQIFPDPSSTGVDVFAEGGTATLDHMQAWQLKSIWR; translated from the coding sequence ATGAGCTCTGTTCGCGTATCCCGGCATGCCCGCATACGGATGATGGCGGCGGTGGCGACCGTCTGCGCCCTGTCGGCCGCCCCGCTCGCCCCCCAGGCCGTCGCTGCCGACATCCCGCCGTACACCGAGACCTACAGACCCCAGTTCCACTTCACTCCGGAGAAGAACTGGATGAACGACCCCAACGGCCTCGTCTACTACAAGGGCGAGTACCACCTCTTCTACCAGTACAACCCCAACGGCAACTCGTGGGGCGACATGTCCTGGGGGCATGCGGTGAGCAAGGATCTCGTGCACTGGGAGGAGTTGCCGCTCGCCCTGTCGCACGACGACGAGGAGATGGTGTTCTCCGGCAGCGCGGTCGTCGACTGGAACAACACCACCGGGTTCGGCACGAAGAACAACCCGCCCATGGTGGCGATCTACACCAGCGCCTACAAGAACGGCGGCAAGCAGGCCCAGTCGCTCGCCTACAGCACCGACCGCGGCCGCACCTGGACCAAGTACCAGGGCAATCCCGTCATCGACATCGGCTCCACCAACTTCCGCGATCCCAAGGTCCAGTGGTACGCGCCGACAAAGAGCTGGCTGATGACGGTGTCGCTGTCCGCCGAGCACAAGGTGCAGTTCTACTCGTCGAAGAACCTCAAGGACTGGAAGCTGCAAAGTGAGTTCGGGCCGGCCGGTGCGACGGGCGGCGTGTGGGAGTGCCCCGACCTGTTCCCCCTCGCCGTCGACGGGGACAAGAACAACATCAAGTGGGTCCTGGTCGTCAACATCAACCCCGGTGGTATCGCGGGCGGTTCGGGCTCGCAGTACTTCATCGGCGACTTCGACGGCAAAAAGTTCACCGCCGAGGACAAGGGCACCTACACACCACCCACCGGCACGGCGGTGCAGGATTTCGAGAGCGCCGGCTTCGGTGCGTGGACTACCACGGGCACCGCGTTCGGTCAGGGACCGGCAGCCGGGGCGGTGGACGGGCAGGGGGCCGTCGAGGGCTTCGACGGCAAGGGCCTCGCCAACAGCTTCCACGGCGGTGACGGCGCTACCGGGATCCTCACCTCTCCCTCCTTCACCGTGGACAGTCCCTACCTGAACTTCAAGATCGGTGGCGGGCGGCACCCGCACGAGGCCGGAACCGTCCTGGACACGACTCCGCCCGAGGGCACGGTCCTCGCCGACTTCGAAGGCGGAACCTACGGCGACTGGACGGCGACCGGGGACGCCTTCGGCACCGCACCGGCCACCGGCACCCTCCCCGGCCAGGGGCAGGTATCCGGCTTCCTGGGAGACGGGCTGGTCAACACCTTCCTGAACGGCGACTCCACCACCGGCACGCTCACGTCGCCCGAGTTCACCATCGACAAGAAGCACATCAACTTCCTCATCGGCGGCGGCAATCACCCGGCCGGCTCCGACAACCCCACCGCCGTCGAGCTCCTCGTGGACGGCCAAGTAGTCCGCAGCGCGACCGGGAAGGACGCCGAGGCGCTCAACTGGGCTTCCTGGGACGTCGGCGACCTCGCCGGCCAGCAGGCACAGATCAGGATCGTCGACGACAACACCGGCGGCTGGGGCCACCTCAACGTCGACCATGTCGTGCTGTCCGACAGCCAGGCCCAGCGCGTCTCGCAGGAGACGTCCGTCAACCTGATCGTCGACGGCGAGGTCGTCCGCAGCGCCACCGGCGCCGACAGCGAGACCCTGGACTGGGCCTCCTTCGACATGCGCCCGTACGTCGGCAAGAAGGCGCAGATCCAGATCGTCGACATGAACACCGTCGGCTGGGGCCACATCCTCGCCGACCAGTTCACCGCCGCTGAAACGCGCGCCAAGTCCGTCGTACAGCGCGCCGACTGGACCGACTACGGCAAGGACTACTACGCGGCGGTGTCCTGGGAGAACGCACCGGGCGGCAAGCGCTACATGATCGGCTGGATGAACAACTGGGACTACGGCCAGTCCATCCCCACCTCTCCCTGGCGCAGCGCGCAGAGCGTTCCCCGGGAAATGGCACTGCGCACGATCAACGGCCAGACCCGGCTGACCAGCAAGCCGGTGGGCAGCCTGGAGTCCCTCCGGGAGAAGCGCCCGGCGACGGCGTCCGGCGTCACCGTCAGGAGCACCTCCAAGCCGCTGATCAGCCGCGCGACCAAGGGCAAGGCCCTCGACATCGAGGCCACCTTCTCCCTCAAGGACGCCGAACGCTTCGGCCTCAAGGTTCGCACCGGCGCAGGCGGCGAGGAGACCGTCATCGGCTACGACACCACGACCCAGGAGCTGTACGTCGACCGCACCCGCTCCGGCGTCGGCGACTTCAACAGCACCTTCCCCGGCGTCCAGACCGCACCCTTGAAGCCCAAGAACGGCAAGGTCAAGCTACGCATCCTCGTCGACTGGTCGTCCGTCGAGGTCTTCGGCGGCAATGGCGAAGCGGTGATCACCGACCAGATCTTCCCCGACCCCTCCAGCACCGGCGTCGACGTCTTCGCCGAAGGCGGCACCGCCACCCTCGACCACATGCAGGCGTGGCAGCTGAAGTCCATCTGGCGGTGA
- a CDS encoding metalloregulator ArsR/SmtB family transcription factor: MLTSVDTDLMRVLADPLRLRIVTLLAKETLCSTHLIEETGARQTNLSNHLKVLREAGVVETEPCGRFTYYRLKSDVIAALAGQFADLAETARATAENNVKRSCP; the protein is encoded by the coding sequence ATGCTGACGTCAGTCGACACTGATCTGATGCGGGTCCTGGCGGACCCGCTCCGCCTCCGGATCGTCACCTTGCTCGCCAAGGAGACGCTCTGCAGCACGCACCTGATCGAGGAGACGGGGGCCAGACAGACCAACCTCTCCAACCATCTGAAGGTGCTGCGCGAGGCAGGGGTCGTGGAGACCGAGCCCTGCGGCCGGTTCACCTACTACCGGCTCAAGTCCGACGTCATCGCCGCCCTCGCCGGTCAGTTCGCCGACCTCGCGGAGACCGCGCGCGCCACCGCCGAGAACAACGTCAAGCGGTCCTGCCCCTGA
- a CDS encoding NAD(P)-binding domain-containing protein, with amino-acid sequence MSINSVPTTDQLPVVVIGAGPTGLAAAAHLIERDIEPLVLEAGPSAGNAVRGWAHVRLFSPWAEITAPAAEKLLAPTGWARPDGATYPTGGDWAEHYLQPLADVLGDKVRYGATVTGVARAGRDRIVDSGRDEQPFTVHIQSADGHEERITARAVIDASGTWSTPSPAGANGLPALGEKSAADRISYRVPDLTDPAVRARYAGKRTAVVGSGASAFTALAHLADLAKDEPGTHAMWILRRGITGSTYGGGEADQLAARGALGLRAKAAVENGYASAATGFRTESVERDADGRLVLAAEDGRRLDPVDEVIVLTGFRPDLSFLSELRLGLDERLQAPTALAPLIDPNIHSCGTVYPHGVNELSHPEQGVYLVGMKSYGRAPTFLAMTGYEQVRSITAAIAGDREAAERVELTLPETGVCGGAGLFDDPDAAQAGAGGGCCAAPATLQIGIGAPVSSGGC; translated from the coding sequence GTGTCCATCAACAGCGTGCCCACCACCGACCAGCTGCCCGTCGTGGTCATCGGAGCCGGGCCGACCGGCCTGGCCGCCGCCGCCCACCTCATCGAGCGGGACATCGAACCGCTGGTGCTGGAAGCCGGACCGTCGGCCGGCAACGCCGTACGTGGCTGGGCGCACGTGCGCCTGTTCTCCCCCTGGGCCGAGATCACCGCCCCCGCCGCCGAGAAGCTGCTCGCCCCGACCGGCTGGGCCCGCCCCGACGGGGCTACCTACCCCACCGGCGGCGACTGGGCCGAGCACTACCTCCAGCCGCTCGCCGACGTCCTCGGCGACAAGGTCCGCTACGGCGCGACCGTGACCGGCGTGGCCCGCGCGGGGCGCGACCGCATCGTCGACTCGGGCCGTGACGAGCAGCCCTTCACCGTGCACATCCAGTCCGCCGACGGCCACGAGGAGCGAATCACCGCCCGCGCCGTCATCGACGCCTCCGGCACCTGGTCCACCCCCAGCCCTGCGGGCGCCAACGGCCTGCCCGCCCTCGGCGAGAAGTCGGCGGCCGACCGCATCTCCTACCGAGTCCCCGACCTCACCGACCCCGCCGTACGCGCTCGCTACGCGGGCAAGCGCACCGCGGTCGTCGGCTCCGGCGCCTCCGCCTTCACCGCCCTGGCCCACCTCGCGGACCTGGCCAAGGACGAGCCGGGCACGCACGCGATGTGGATTCTGCGCCGCGGGATCACCGGCTCCACGTACGGCGGCGGCGAGGCCGACCAACTGGCTGCCCGCGGCGCCCTCGGCCTGCGCGCCAAGGCCGCCGTCGAGAACGGATACGCGAGCGCGGCCACCGGCTTCCGCACCGAGTCCGTCGAGCGCGACGCCGACGGCCGGCTGGTTCTGGCCGCCGAGGACGGCCGCCGCCTCGACCCGGTCGACGAGGTCATCGTCCTGACCGGCTTCCGCCCGGACCTGTCCTTCCTCTCCGAGCTCCGCCTCGGCCTCGACGAGCGCCTCCAGGCCCCGACCGCCCTTGCCCCGCTCATCGACCCCAATATCCACTCCTGCGGCACCGTCTATCCGCACGGCGTGAACGAGCTGTCCCACCCGGAACAGGGCGTCTACCTGGTCGGCATGAAGTCCTACGGCCGCGCGCCGACCTTCCTGGCGATGACCGGCTACGAGCAGGTCCGCTCCATCACCGCAGCCATCGCCGGAGACCGCGAGGCCGCCGAGCGCGTGGAACTGACCCTGCCGGAGACCGGAGTATGCGGCGGGGCCGGCCTGTTCGACGACCCCGACGCGGCCCAGGCCGGCGCGGGCGGCGGCTGCTGCGCGGCCCCGGCCACCCTGCAGATCGGCATCGGCGCCCCGGTCTCCTCCGGCGGCTGCTGA
- a CDS encoding PLP-dependent cysteine synthase family protein — MQSLTNTAATPDRSALSALVGNTPLLRVSEPLTPADRGFWAKLEGFNPGGIKDRPGLHMVERARARGDLRPGARIIESTSGTLGLGLALAGMVHGHPVTLVTDPGLEMSMTRLLTAYGAQVNLVSEPHPTGGWQQARRERVEQLMAQHAGSWCPDQYNNPDNTTAYTPLALELATEMGHIDVLVCSVGTGGHSAGVSRVLKQLYPELQVVGVDAIGSTIFGQSARPRLMRGLGSSIYPRNVAYDTFSEVHWVAPAEAVWTCRRLATSHYATGGWSVGAVALVAGWLARTLPEDTRIAAIFPDGPQRYLGTVFDDDYCAAHGLLGSPPAPEPEVIGRADEKEVTRWTRCAAVADPLTPADAAEEGR, encoded by the coding sequence ATGCAGTCACTGACGAACACCGCCGCCACGCCCGACCGGTCCGCCCTGTCGGCATTGGTGGGCAACACGCCCCTGCTGAGGGTGTCCGAGCCGCTGACACCCGCGGACCGCGGCTTCTGGGCGAAGCTGGAGGGCTTCAACCCCGGCGGGATCAAGGACCGGCCCGGCCTGCACATGGTCGAGCGGGCCCGCGCCCGGGGCGACCTGCGCCCCGGCGCCCGGATCATCGAGTCCACCAGCGGCACCCTCGGCCTCGGGCTCGCCCTGGCCGGAATGGTCCACGGCCACCCGGTCACCCTGGTCACCGACCCCGGGCTGGAGATGTCCATGACCCGGCTGCTGACCGCCTACGGCGCCCAGGTCAACCTGGTCTCCGAGCCCCACCCCACCGGCGGCTGGCAGCAGGCCCGCCGCGAGCGCGTCGAGCAGTTGATGGCGCAGCACGCCGGCTCGTGGTGCCCGGACCAGTACAACAACCCGGACAACACCACCGCCTACACCCCGCTCGCCCTGGAGCTGGCGACGGAGATGGGCCACATCGACGTCCTGGTGTGCAGCGTGGGCACCGGCGGACACTCCGCCGGCGTCTCCCGCGTACTGAAGCAGCTCTACCCCGAGCTGCAGGTGGTCGGCGTCGACGCCATCGGCTCCACGATCTTCGGACAGTCGGCCCGACCGCGGCTGATGCGCGGCCTCGGCTCGAGCATCTACCCCCGCAACGTCGCCTACGACACCTTCTCCGAGGTCCATTGGGTGGCCCCGGCCGAGGCGGTGTGGACCTGCCGCCGACTGGCCACGTCCCACTACGCCACGGGCGGGTGGAGCGTGGGGGCGGTCGCCCTGGTCGCGGGCTGGCTGGCCCGCACCCTGCCCGAGGACACCCGGATCGCGGCGATCTTCCCCGACGGGCCGCAGCGCTATCTCGGAACGGTGTTCGACGACGACTACTGCGCCGCCCATGGGCTGCTCGGCTCCCCGCCGGCGCCCGAACCCGAGGTGATCGGCCGGGCGGACGAGAAGGAGGTCACCCGCTGGACCCGGTGCGCCGCCGTGGCCGACCCGCTCACGCCGGCCGACGCCGCGGAGGAGGGACGGTGA
- a CDS encoding metalloregulator ArsR/SmtB family transcription factor, producing MSNRSNTKVLPLLEPADQGVAPCCPPLTERPFTAEEAETAARMFKALGDPVRLRLFSLVASHEGGEACVCDISDVGVSQPTVSHHLKKLKEAGLLTSERRGTWVYYRVEPSVLAAMGKLLTITPIAA from the coding sequence ATGTCGAATAGGTCGAATACGAAGGTGCTGCCGCTGCTGGAGCCCGCCGACCAGGGCGTGGCGCCGTGCTGCCCGCCGCTGACCGAGCGCCCGTTCACCGCGGAGGAGGCCGAGACGGCCGCGCGGATGTTCAAGGCGCTGGGCGATCCGGTGCGCCTGCGGCTGTTCTCGCTGGTGGCTTCGCACGAGGGCGGTGAGGCGTGCGTGTGCGACATCTCCGACGTGGGTGTCTCCCAGCCGACCGTTTCCCACCACCTGAAGAAGCTGAAGGAGGCCGGGCTGCTGACCTCCGAGCGGCGCGGCACTTGGGTCTACTACCGCGTCGAGCCGTCCGTGCTGGCCGCGATGGGCAAGCTGCTGACCATCACTCCGATCGCGGCCTGA
- a CDS encoding MIP/aquaporin family protein, producing the protein MTPGAEPQPAPGATPPRNPLVARAAAELIGTALLVAVVVGSGIQATDLTKDVGLQLLANSTATVFGLGILILLLGPVSGAHFNPVVTLAEWWTARRGGAGVTLREAAVYVPAQIVGAIAGAILADAMFGRPLVEWSTHDRSAGHLLLGEVVATAGLILLIFGLVRTDQLRFAPVAVASYIGAAYWFTSSTSFANPAVTIGRAFTDTFAGIAPGSVLGFIGMQIVGGVVGLALVALIFMRGRSAE; encoded by the coding sequence ATGACCCCCGGCGCCGAGCCGCAGCCCGCGCCGGGTGCCACACCGCCGCGTAACCCCCTGGTCGCCCGCGCCGCCGCCGAACTCATCGGCACGGCGCTGCTGGTGGCGGTCGTGGTCGGCTCCGGCATCCAGGCCACCGACCTGACCAAGGACGTCGGCCTGCAGCTGCTGGCCAACTCCACGGCCACCGTCTTCGGCCTCGGCATCCTGATCCTCCTGCTCGGCCCGGTCTCCGGCGCGCATTTCAACCCGGTGGTCACCCTGGCCGAGTGGTGGACGGCGCGGCGCGGGGGCGCCGGGGTCACCCTGCGCGAGGCCGCGGTGTACGTGCCCGCACAGATCGTCGGCGCGATCGCGGGCGCCATCCTGGCGGACGCGATGTTCGGCAGGCCGCTGGTGGAGTGGTCGACACACGACCGGTCGGCGGGGCACCTGTTGCTGGGCGAGGTCGTCGCCACGGCCGGCCTGATCCTGCTGATCTTCGGCCTGGTCCGCACCGACCAGCTGCGCTTCGCCCCGGTGGCCGTCGCCTCGTACATCGGCGCGGCCTACTGGTTCACCTCGTCGACGTCGTTCGCCAACCCGGCGGTGACCATCGGCCGCGCCTTCACCGACACCTTCGCGGGTATCGCGCCGGGTTCGGTCCTGGGCTTCATCGGCATGCAGATCGTCGGTGGCGTGGTCGGGCTGGCGCTGGTGGCCCTCATCTTCATGCGCGGACGATCGGCCGAGTGA
- a CDS encoding MFS transporter produces the protein MKGILTQVRTYERSVQLLMVNQFTINLGFYMLMPYLAAHLSGTLGLAGWVVGLVLGIRNFSQQGMFLVGGTLADRLGYKPMIVAGCVLRTAGFATLGLVDSLAALIAASAATGLAGALFNPAVRAYLAADAGERRVEAFALFNVFYQAGILLGPLAGMVLTGVDFRVTCLVAAGIFALLSVVQIRALPARRAEDSRGKENQDRDGVLSQWRGILANRPFLLFSGAMIGSYVLSFQVYLALPLEVRRLGGDGEFGTAAVAVLFAVSGLSTILGQTRVTAWCKARYEPGRALALGLAVMGAAFLPLLMATAVPVPESGVGLWMLAAVPPTLAALLLAIGTMIAYPFEMDTIVRLSGDRLVATHYGLYNTICGVGITLGNLLTGAALDAAREAGMPALPWISLVALGLACAAALYGLHRTGRLTTPAPEPQPAVA, from the coding sequence GTGAAGGGCATCCTCACGCAGGTCCGCACGTACGAACGCAGCGTCCAGCTGTTGATGGTCAATCAGTTCACCATCAACCTCGGCTTCTACATGCTGATGCCGTACCTGGCCGCCCACCTGTCCGGCACTCTGGGCCTGGCCGGCTGGGTCGTCGGACTCGTCCTCGGCATACGGAACTTCAGCCAGCAGGGCATGTTCCTCGTCGGCGGAACGCTGGCCGACCGCCTCGGCTACAAGCCGATGATCGTGGCCGGATGCGTGCTGCGCACGGCCGGCTTCGCGACCCTCGGCCTGGTCGACTCACTCGCCGCACTGATCGCCGCCTCCGCGGCGACGGGACTTGCCGGGGCGCTGTTCAACCCGGCGGTCCGGGCTTATCTCGCCGCCGACGCGGGGGAGCGCAGGGTCGAGGCGTTCGCCCTGTTCAACGTCTTCTACCAGGCGGGCATCCTGCTCGGCCCGCTGGCGGGGATGGTGCTGACCGGCGTTGACTTCCGCGTCACCTGCCTGGTCGCCGCCGGCATCTTCGCGCTGCTGTCCGTCGTGCAGATCCGCGCGCTGCCCGCCCGGCGGGCCGAGGATTCCCGGGGGAAGGAGAACCAGGACCGGGACGGCGTGCTGTCCCAGTGGCGCGGCATCCTCGCCAACCGGCCGTTCCTGCTCTTCTCCGGCGCCATGATCGGCTCGTACGTCCTGTCCTTCCAGGTCTATCTCGCGCTGCCGTTGGAAGTGCGCCGGCTCGGTGGTGACGGTGAGTTCGGTACGGCGGCGGTGGCGGTGCTCTTCGCCGTCTCCGGACTCAGCACGATCCTCGGGCAGACGAGGGTGACCGCCTGGTGCAAGGCCCGGTACGAGCCGGGTCGGGCGCTGGCTCTGGGGCTGGCCGTCATGGGGGCGGCCTTCCTGCCCTTGCTGATGGCCACCGCCGTGCCCGTTCCCGAGTCCGGCGTGGGACTGTGGATGCTGGCCGCCGTACCGCCCACGCTCGCCGCGCTCCTGCTGGCGATCGGCACGATGATCGCGTACCCCTTCGAGATGGACACCATCGTCCGCCTCTCCGGTGACCGTCTCGTCGCCACGCACTACGGGCTCTACAACACCATCTGCGGGGTCGGCATCACCCTCGGCAACCTGCTGACCGGCGCGGCACTCGACGCGGCCCGCGAGGCGGGCATGCCCGCACTGCCGTGGATCTCACTGGTGGCGCTCGGCCTCGCCTGCGCCGCCGCCCTCTACGGCCTGCACCGCACCGGCCGACTGACGACCCCGGCGCCCGAACCGCAGCCCGCCGTCGCCTGA
- a CDS encoding arsenate reductase ArsC: MSDKPSVLFVCVHNAGRSQMAAAWLTHLAGDRVEVRSAGSNPGAGVNPAAVEAMREVGIDISAEVPKMLTVDAVKESDVCITMGCGDTCPVFPGKRYLDWTLEDPAGQGVEAVRPIRDEIKVLVEGLIKEIAPEPQA, translated from the coding sequence ATGTCCGACAAGCCCTCTGTGCTCTTCGTCTGTGTCCACAACGCCGGCCGTTCCCAGATGGCCGCCGCGTGGCTGACCCACCTGGCCGGGGACCGTGTCGAGGTCCGCTCCGCCGGCTCCAACCCGGGCGCGGGCGTCAACCCGGCCGCCGTCGAGGCCATGCGCGAGGTCGGCATCGACATCTCCGCCGAGGTCCCGAAGATGCTCACCGTGGACGCGGTGAAGGAGTCGGACGTCTGCATCACCATGGGCTGCGGCGACACCTGCCCGGTCTTCCCCGGCAAGCGGTACCTGGACTGGACGCTGGAGGACCCGGCGGGCCAGGGCGTCGAGGCCGTGCGGCCGATCCGGGACGAGATCAAGGTGCTGGTCGAGGGCCTGATCAAGGAGATCGCGCCGGAGCCCCAGGCATGA
- a CDS encoding ArsI/CadI family heavy metal resistance metalloenzyme: MSRVQLALRVPDLDASVAFYSKLFGTGPAKLRAGYANFAIAEPPLKLVLIEGTPGEETRMDHLGVEVDSTEAVHAATARLNKSGLATDEENDTTCCYALQDKVWVHGPGQEPWEVYVVKADADTLAKEQGSTCCTGPADTAVTVAAKEPSAAGGCC; encoded by the coding sequence ATGTCCCGCGTGCAACTCGCCCTCCGCGTCCCCGATCTCGACGCGTCCGTCGCCTTCTACAGCAAGCTGTTCGGCACCGGACCCGCCAAACTCCGCGCCGGCTATGCCAACTTCGCCATCGCCGAGCCCCCGCTCAAGCTCGTCCTGATCGAGGGCACGCCGGGCGAGGAAACGCGTATGGACCACCTCGGCGTCGAGGTCGACAGCACCGAGGCCGTCCACGCCGCCACCGCCCGCCTGAACAAGTCCGGCCTGGCCACCGACGAGGAGAACGACACCACCTGCTGCTACGCCCTCCAGGACAAGGTCTGGGTCCACGGCCCCGGCCAGGAACCCTGGGAGGTCTACGTCGTCAAGGCCGACGCCGACACCCTGGCCAAGGAACAGGGCAGCACCTGCTGCACCGGCCCGGCCGACACCGCCGTCACCGTCGCCGCGAAGGAACCGTCCGCCGCGGGCGGCTGCTGCTGA